A window of Cohnella herbarum contains these coding sequences:
- a CDS encoding carbohydrate ABC transporter permease: MRLSSSFSKQEERAALLFILPAVVSLALFTFYPMINAFIISFKEYSLINPDATFIGLTNYRNLLSDPKFVNSLFRSFHLAIVVIPVQTIIALVLALLIYRNSWVASLFRTVYFMPVVISIGVASTLFKLIYNQDYGLLNSLLHVFEVPPISFLSDPSIALYGIMLMGMWKSAGFFMIIFVAGLNNIPSDLYEAAEVDGATALQKFYKITLPLLRRTLTFVIIITTMDALKIFVPVALVTGGGPSDSTTTSVFYIYKMAFQQMEMGYGSAAAFILFLIVMCISIVQLRLLKSDVEY; this comes from the coding sequence TTGAGACTTTCTTCGTCCTTCAGCAAACAAGAAGAGCGCGCGGCCTTATTGTTTATTTTGCCGGCAGTCGTCAGCCTCGCCCTCTTTACCTTCTATCCGATGATCAATGCTTTTATTATCAGCTTCAAGGAATATAGCCTCATTAACCCAGATGCTACCTTCATCGGGCTGACCAACTATCGCAATCTGTTGTCCGATCCCAAATTCGTTAACAGTCTGTTCCGTTCCTTTCATCTGGCAATCGTAGTCATCCCCGTTCAGACGATTATAGCGCTTGTTCTGGCGTTGCTTATATACAGAAACTCTTGGGTCGCAAGTCTATTTAGAACGGTATACTTTATGCCGGTCGTGATATCCATCGGCGTGGCTTCGACCTTGTTTAAGCTTATCTATAATCAGGACTATGGATTGCTGAACAGTCTCCTCCATGTTTTCGAAGTGCCGCCTATTTCCTTCTTATCGGATCCTAGTATCGCTTTGTACGGAATCATGCTAATGGGAATGTGGAAGTCGGCAGGCTTTTTTATGATCATATTCGTTGCGGGATTAAACAACATTCCGAGCGATTTGTATGAAGCGGCCGAAGTCGACGGCGCGACGGCGCTGCAGAAATTTTACAAGATCACGCTGCCGCTGTTGAGAAGAACGCTGACTTTCGTCATCATCATTACGACGATGGACGCCTTGAAAATATTCGTTCCGGTAGCGCTAGTGACGGGCGGCGGGCCGTCGGATTCAACGACGACGTCCGTTTTCTATATTTATAAGATGGCCTTCCAGCAAATGGAGATGGGGTACGGTTCCGCGGCGGCGTTTATTCTGTTCCTTATCGTCATGTGCATATCGATCGTTCAATTGCGGCTGTTAAAATCGGACGTGGAATATTGA
- a CDS encoding carbohydrate ABC transporter permease, giving the protein MALERIGILLKWALMIAIAFLSIIPIFWMIMGSLRPRSELFQYLSLEWHLFIPVQWTFQNFIDLFSDSSKPFVMFIKNTVIVAVSVTLLSLLFNSMAAFAFSKLKFRGRNIVFAVFLSALVIPGEVTMVPAYLLMNAFDWIDSFKALIIPGAVSVFSIFMLVQFFADVPRELLEAGKIDGASWFGIYAKILIPSTVPALITMGLITFLGQWDAYLWPLIVINDESKQMLQVAIATFTNLQSTEWGKILAADTVASVPILILFLFLQKYYVQSIVSSGIKG; this is encoded by the coding sequence TTGGCTTTGGAACGTATAGGAATTCTGCTGAAGTGGGCTCTTATGATCGCGATTGCTTTCCTATCCATCATCCCTATTTTCTGGATGATCATGGGGTCGCTTCGTCCGAGAAGCGAATTGTTTCAATACTTGAGCTTGGAGTGGCACCTCTTTATTCCGGTCCAATGGACTTTTCAAAATTTCATTGATCTGTTCTCCGATTCGAGCAAGCCTTTCGTGATGTTCATCAAGAATACCGTAATCGTTGCGGTCTCGGTCACCTTATTATCGCTTTTGTTTAACTCGATGGCCGCTTTCGCCTTCTCTAAACTCAAATTTCGCGGGCGCAACATCGTATTCGCGGTATTCCTTTCCGCGCTTGTCATCCCCGGAGAAGTCACGATGGTACCCGCTTATTTGTTGATGAACGCATTCGATTGGATAGATAGCTTCAAGGCTTTGATTATTCCCGGCGCGGTTTCCGTTTTCAGTATTTTCATGCTCGTTCAATTTTTCGCGGACGTACCGAGGGAACTGCTGGAGGCGGGGAAAATCGATGGGGCTTCGTGGTTCGGCATTTACGCCAAAATCCTGATCCCCTCTACGGTTCCGGCTTTAATTACGATGGGTTTGATTACGTTTTTGGGACAATGGGATGCTTACTTATGGCCGCTTATCGTCATTAACGACGAGAGCAAACAAATGCTTCAAGTCGCTATCGCGACGTTTACGAACCTGCAGTCTACGGAATGGGGCAAAATCCTTGCCGCGGATACCGTGGCATCGGTACCTATATTGATCTTGTTTTTGTTTTTGCAAAAATATTACGTTCAGTCCATTGTAAGCTCTGGAATTAAAGGCTAA
- a CDS encoding NUDIX domain-containing protein, which produces MLGSTAIEQVTELEVKYCSSCGSEMETRDVDGTARRACTACSFVHWGNYSIGVGALVVKEDKVLLVRRAQEPGKGYWTNPGGYIEQLEPIEETIRREVLEESGIEATVRSVVALRDQPRNIHNLYVAFSMEYVGGQPTPDGVEVDAAGFYSLQEMETMNVAPFTKWLVDVALRGKSEGLIVDENPVVPLTGYGLFRV; this is translated from the coding sequence ATGTTAGGATCAACAGCGATAGAGCAGGTGACGGAATTGGAAGTTAAATATTGCTCCTCTTGCGGAAGCGAGATGGAAACGAGGGACGTAGACGGAACGGCAAGAAGAGCTTGCACGGCGTGCAGCTTCGTTCATTGGGGAAACTATAGCATCGGAGTAGGAGCGCTTGTCGTTAAAGAGGACAAGGTTCTGCTTGTGCGGAGAGCGCAGGAACCCGGAAAGGGATACTGGACCAATCCGGGCGGATATATCGAGCAGTTGGAACCGATCGAAGAGACGATTAGAAGGGAAGTGTTGGAAGAGAGCGGGATCGAAGCAACCGTTCGCAGCGTCGTTGCGTTGCGCGATCAGCCGAGGAACATCCATAACCTGTACGTCGCCTTTTCTATGGAATACGTGGGAGGACAACCGACTCCCGATGGCGTCGAGGTAGACGCGGCCGGCTTCTATAGCCTTCAGGAGATGGAGACGATGAACGTTGCTCCCTTCACGAAGTGGCTCGTGGACGTCGCGCTTCGCGGGAAATCGGAAGGGCTTATCGTCGACGAGAATCCGGTCGTTCCTTTGACCGGGTATGGATTGTTTAGAGTTTAA
- a CDS encoding eCIS core domain-containing protein, whose amino-acid sequence MRANHFQGLRTQAGHAGSHGRARAGASASHGMSADRILALQSQVGNQAAMAMTQTNPSSLPHRDQIEAHFGHQQADGVNVHNNSDEAAQIQAMSYAQGTDIHVGSGQEQHLPHEASHVVQQESE is encoded by the coding sequence ATGAGGGCTAACCACTTCCAAGGACTAAGGACACAAGCAGGCCACGCGGGTTCTCATGGACGCGCGCGTGCCGGCGCGTCGGCGTCTCATGGCATGAGCGCGGATCGTATACTCGCGTTGCAGTCTCAGGTGGGCAACCAAGCCGCGATGGCCATGACCCAAACGAACCCGTCGAGCTTACCCCATAGAGATCAAATCGAAGCTCACTTCGGCCACCAACAAGCGGACGGCGTGAACGTGCATAATAACTCCGACGAGGCAGCTCAAATTCAAGCGATGTCGTACGCGCAAGGAACGGACATTCATGTCGGTTCCGGACAAGAACAGCATTTGCCGCATGAAGCTTCGCATGTCGTCCAGCAGGAGTCGGAGTAA
- a CDS encoding helix-turn-helix domain-containing protein has product MSSYERPEDFPEQLPATIIGGHFDEDDTYRMRRPNGMSDWLIVYTLSGEGYFRTPTGEKLCGAGQIGLLRSGVPHEYGTAQGKRWNFVWAHFQKLTETDYLPPDEVLVHALPDGHLQNRVAHTFQNLLHDSRERSGFWYALCENSIREILLLIAQRLEKKLDARIEHTLRLLSLTMKEEVRIVDLAASVGLSPSRLSHLFKQETGESIVEHLNRMRLRQAALLMQHMGRSATEASLDVGFNNYNHFAELFHRTYGVRPRSYAKQSRD; this is encoded by the coding sequence ATGTCATCTTATGAAAGGCCGGAAGACTTCCCGGAACAACTTCCTGCCACCATTATCGGCGGTCATTTCGATGAAGACGACACTTATCGAATGCGCCGGCCGAACGGAATGAGCGATTGGCTTATCGTATATACCCTTAGCGGTGAAGGTTATTTCCGTACGCCTACCGGAGAGAAGCTATGCGGTGCCGGCCAAATCGGTCTGCTCCGCTCGGGAGTGCCTCATGAATACGGAACCGCGCAGGGGAAACGCTGGAACTTCGTATGGGCGCATTTTCAAAAACTAACGGAAACCGACTACCTCCCGCCCGACGAAGTTCTCGTTCACGCTCTACCGGATGGGCACTTGCAGAACCGGGTAGCTCACACCTTCCAGAACCTGCTCCACGATTCGCGCGAACGTTCCGGCTTCTGGTATGCCCTATGCGAGAACTCCATAAGGGAAATCCTTCTCCTGATCGCGCAACGTCTGGAGAAGAAACTCGATGCGCGAATCGAGCATACTTTGCGACTGCTCTCTCTAACGATGAAGGAGGAAGTCCGCATCGTGGATCTTGCCGCATCGGTAGGTTTGTCCCCCTCGAGACTCTCCCACCTCTTCAAGCAAGAGACCGGAGAATCGATTGTCGAGCATCTCAACAGAATGAGGCTCCGGCAGGCCGCTCTGCTCATGCAACACATGGGCAGGTCGGCCACCGAAGCCTCGCTCGATGTCGGATTCAATAATTATAATCATTTCGCCGAGTTGTTCCACAGAACCTACGGCGTCCGTCCTAGAAGTTACGCGAAGCAATCCAGAGACTAA
- a CDS encoding phytanoyl-CoA dioxygenase family protein has translation MNTGLKILSEEQLEHFAREGYLIVKDLFTSDDLTSIEQTFEEISHTKVPGYFEPDLEGATDDPLKRYPRVMHPHRFNETAKRYMLHKPVMDVLADLYGEEAYAAQSMFYYKPPGSRGQALHQDNFYLQVEPGNCIAAWTAVDAANEENGGLLVVPKTSDYALVCPELADSNESFTTHFVKPPKEEKAIPAIMDKGDVLFFNGNLIHGSYRNKTKDQFRRAFICHYANSSATHISTHYRPLFREDGTAVDLEANPDGGPCGIEFDMAYPH, from the coding sequence ATGAATACTGGATTAAAGATATTGTCTGAAGAGCAGCTTGAGCATTTCGCGAGAGAAGGATATTTGATCGTAAAGGACCTCTTCACGTCGGATGACCTTACTTCGATCGAACAAACTTTCGAGGAAATCAGCCATACGAAGGTGCCGGGATATTTCGAACCCGACTTGGAAGGGGCAACGGATGATCCTTTGAAGAGGTATCCCCGCGTTATGCACCCTCATCGATTCAACGAAACGGCTAAAAGGTACATGCTGCACAAGCCGGTGATGGACGTGCTTGCGGATCTATATGGCGAAGAAGCTTATGCGGCCCAGAGTATGTTCTATTACAAGCCCCCGGGATCGCGCGGGCAGGCGCTCCATCAGGATAACTTCTATTTGCAAGTCGAACCGGGGAACTGCATCGCGGCATGGACGGCGGTCGACGCCGCGAACGAAGAGAACGGAGGACTGCTCGTCGTTCCGAAGACGAGCGATTACGCGCTCGTATGCCCGGAGCTTGCGGACTCCAACGAATCGTTCACGACCCATTTCGTGAAGCCCCCTAAGGAAGAGAAGGCGATCCCCGCCATCATGGACAAAGGAGACGTACTGTTCTTCAATGGCAACCTGATTCACGGCTCCTATCGGAATAAGACGAAGGATCAATTCCGACGGGCGTTCATTTGTCATTATGCGAATTCATCCGCAACCCATATCAGCACGCATTATCGTCCATTGTTCCGGGAAGACGGCACGGCTGTCGATTTGGAAGCCAATCCGGACGGAGGTCCCTGCGGAATAGAGTTCGATATGGCTTATCCGCATTAA